The following coding sequences are from one Gossypium hirsutum isolate 1008001.06 chromosome A12, Gossypium_hirsutum_v2.1, whole genome shotgun sequence window:
- the LOC121211472 gene encoding uncharacterized protein — MLVDCVLLPSDKGMPANTVLDKKEVQVPSSEASFSVVKTSEMTTEKGASCETGEQFSCKIVDQSLLMKNTTTLEGENGNQTLCGVTLEVGKDMHSSSIVSDSTVRKTDGDKALVISEVSTDSAGDASTQLNKTLMNSVPSTSMETSHNTDQNHHKDNNSRLVSEEISGRVAVHQVDVDPAKATSFASVPSSESQTKFHMMESGSSSADLDNPSCGSPIVIRTSEQSQGKIENGVKRSKDQSAVASGVTNEEANKEKSISQDTEGNDATPGDKSFTFEVPPFLGVSEQESGKNWQPFSTMQHDKISR, encoded by the exons ATGTTGG TGGATTGTGTTCTTTTGCCTTCTGATAAGGGTATGCCAGCCAATACTGTTTTGGATAAGAAAGAGGTTCAGGTGCCATCTTCAGAAGCAAGTTTCTCAGTCGTAAAGACTTCTGAAATGACAACCGAAAAAGGTGCTTCTTGTGAGACTGGTGAACAGTTCTCATGCAAGATAGTTGATCAGTCATTGTTAATGAAGAATACCACTACACTTGAAGGCGAAAATGGAAACCAAACACTTTGTGGAGTCACATTGGAGGTTGGAAAGGATATGCACTCATCATCTATTGTCTCTGATTCAACAGTGAGGAAGACTGATGGTGACAAAGCTCTAGTTATCTCTGAGGTTTCTACAGATTCTGCAG GTGATGCTTCAACTCAGCTGAACAAGACCTTGATGAATTCAGTGCCTTCAACTTCAATGGAAACCTCCCATAATACTGACCAAAATCACCATAAAGATAATAATTCCAGATTGGTTTCTGAAGAGATCAGTGGTCGTGTTGCTGTGCATCAGGTTGATG TTGATCCTGCAAAGGCTACTTCCTTTGCTTCTGTGCCTTCATCTGAATCTCAAACTAAGTTTCACATGATGGAAAGTGGAAGTAGCAGTGCTGATCTTGACAATCCTTCCTGTGGCTCTCCAATTGTCATTAGAACTTCTGAGCAGTCACAAGGTAAAATTGAAAATGGTGTGAAAAGATCCAAAGATCAGAGTGCTGTAGCATCTGGTGTCACTAATGAGGAAGCGAACAAAGAGAAGTCAATTTCTCAGGATACAGAAGGAAATGATGCAACTCCAGGAGACAAAAGTTTCACCTTTGAGGTACCTCCATTTTTAGGTGTGTCTGAACAAGAATCTGGAAAGAATTGGCAACCTTTTTCGACCATGCAACACGACAAAATATCCCGGTAA